The following proteins are encoded in a genomic region of Marinihelvus fidelis:
- a CDS encoding DUF4124 domain-containing protein produces MNDRKNMLRLSRAGFVLALLMLASAPVHAQIYRCDTADGPVFSDTPCGDQAATVKVRPDSSGISVGPDAETREYLAKKKADRADARAEQQRLDATRVRQPIYVPVPVDEPTLYPPLWPDYGNDRPNRPRPPHHRPDHPDRPGRPGRPGRPGNGNPGGPDSGGSVLRPRGN; encoded by the coding sequence ATGAATGATCGAAAAAACATGCTTCGTCTTTCGCGGGCCGGATTCGTGCTGGCGCTGCTGATGCTCGCGTCCGCTCCCGTGCACGCGCAGATTTACCGTTGTGATACGGCGGATGGGCCGGTGTTTTCGGACACGCCCTGCGGCGACCAGGCGGCGACGGTAAAGGTTAGGCCGGATTCATCCGGTATATCCGTGGGCCCGGACGCGGAGACGCGCGAGTACCTGGCGAAGAAGAAGGCCGACAGGGCCGATGCGCGCGCCGAGCAACAGCGCCTGGACGCCACCCGGGTGCGCCAGCCCATCTATGTGCCGGTGCCGGTGGATGAGCCGACGCTGTACCCGCCGCTCTGGCCGGACTATGGGAATGACCGGCCCAACCGGCCGCGCCCGCCGCATCATCGTCCCGATCACCCGGATCGGCCCGGGCGTCCGGGACGGCCAGGGCGCCCGGGTAATGGCAACCCGGGTGGACCGGACAGTGGGGGTAGCGTGCTGAGGCCGCGCGGCAACTAG
- a CDS encoding tetratricopeptide repeat protein, with translation MKELRERRVLPTIGVYVAGCWVAIEILDRLTDRYELPPYVPDLVFWGLFSLVPSVALVAWSYGRPGKDTATRAQKIGVPINLVATAGLLLGILGSNLGTEPAANTATTAEAQAVEATDVAEAPAGPARQRLAVFFFENESGDPALDWLQYTATELLTQDLQQDTTLSTSSPYTSQRGGMYGRLQAAGFEDGLGAPASLLRQIARDANRQYFTTGSIEASDDGFSLTTRLWETTSMKRVDEFTQTGWDILPMMDQASIRIREVLDAPSLQVSDQEDLPLAETYGESEDALRAYMHGLNARLLDNDITSAIGHFDQALAIDPNFVLALLYKGYYLTETGNMPAAAAAFTQAQPLDYRLPANDRAILTSMVYRTNGESEKLFEFLRLQVQLRDEAFWHAQLATLLMVDGDTEQARQHFQAALARDPLNVGLLLVLSDIERSLGNLDGALEYARRYQEERPDEMDAHIKLGDLLRDTGQLDQARAEYQKAQLLENRSVAPLLALQIIADRNGDYARSRQLLEEAMRIASTSGEKYSVHMAAHYLEARLGRIDAAIEQLRAAEPYLAESQPPFVVALSIHSTLLDLALRRDDIEMARAVVAEARAMLPAPPMSGFLEPLTLLVTAYEGDFDAARGHLDTFESTLKQLKYNAMNFQLPLLAGEIAYFEEDYASAATLLQSAVDQIGESFVAGQINAYALPILMAHVATAQMMADQLESAQLTLDQGLALDPSSPYLWLAQASLEARKGDPDRARELAGQVMQAWSDADPNLAGLEKARTLAEDGQAATAGQ, from the coding sequence ATGAAAGAACTGCGCGAGCGACGCGTACTGCCCACCATTGGTGTCTATGTCGCTGGCTGCTGGGTCGCGATCGAGATTCTCGACCGCCTGACCGACCGCTATGAACTGCCCCCTTACGTACCGGACCTGGTGTTCTGGGGCCTGTTCAGCCTGGTGCCCAGCGTCGCCCTGGTAGCCTGGTCCTACGGACGCCCCGGCAAGGACACCGCGACCCGGGCCCAGAAGATCGGTGTGCCGATCAACCTGGTCGCGACCGCGGGCCTGCTCCTGGGCATCCTGGGAAGCAACCTTGGAACGGAACCCGCCGCGAACACCGCCACCACGGCAGAGGCGCAGGCCGTGGAAGCGACCGACGTGGCAGAGGCACCCGCCGGCCCGGCCCGCCAGCGGCTGGCCGTGTTCTTTTTTGAGAACGAATCGGGTGACCCGGCATTGGACTGGCTGCAATACACCGCCACCGAGTTGCTGACCCAGGACCTGCAGCAGGACACGACGCTGTCGACCAGTTCGCCCTATACCTCGCAGCGTGGCGGCATGTACGGCCGCCTTCAGGCCGCCGGGTTCGAGGACGGCCTGGGCGCGCCGGCCTCACTGCTGCGACAGATCGCTCGGGACGCCAACCGCCAGTATTTCACCACCGGGTCCATCGAGGCGTCGGATGATGGGTTCTCCCTGACCACCCGGTTGTGGGAGACCACCAGCATGAAGCGTGTCGACGAGTTCACCCAGACCGGCTGGGATATCCTGCCGATGATGGACCAGGCCTCGATCCGTATTCGCGAAGTCCTGGACGCACCCAGCCTCCAGGTCAGCGACCAGGAAGACCTGCCGCTGGCCGAAACCTATGGCGAGTCCGAAGACGCCTTGCGCGCTTACATGCATGGCCTGAATGCGCGCCTGCTGGACAACGACATCACCTCGGCCATTGGCCATTTCGACCAGGCGCTGGCCATCGACCCTAACTTTGTCCTGGCCCTGCTCTACAAGGGCTACTACCTGACCGAAACCGGCAATATGCCCGCCGCAGCCGCGGCCTTTACCCAGGCGCAACCGCTGGACTACCGCCTGCCCGCGAACGACCGGGCCATTCTCACCAGCATGGTCTACCGGACCAACGGCGAGAGTGAAAAACTCTTCGAGTTCCTGCGCCTGCAGGTGCAACTGCGCGACGAGGCCTTCTGGCATGCGCAGCTGGCCACCCTGCTGATGGTGGACGGCGACACTGAGCAGGCCCGCCAGCACTTCCAGGCCGCGCTCGCCAGGGACCCGCTCAACGTTGGCCTGCTGCTGGTGCTCTCGGATATCGAGCGCTCACTCGGCAACCTGGATGGTGCGCTCGAGTACGCGCGGCGGTACCAGGAAGAACGCCCGGACGAGATGGACGCCCACATCAAGCTGGGCGACCTGCTCAGGGACACCGGGCAGCTCGACCAGGCCCGTGCCGAGTACCAGAAGGCCCAGTTGCTGGAGAACCGTTCCGTCGCACCCTTGCTGGCTTTGCAGATCATCGCCGACCGCAATGGCGACTATGCGCGCTCGCGGCAGCTACTCGAGGAAGCCATGCGCATCGCCAGCACTTCGGGTGAAAAATACTCGGTACACATGGCGGCCCATTACCTGGAGGCGCGGCTGGGACGCATTGACGCGGCCATCGAGCAGCTTCGCGCCGCGGAGCCCTACCTGGCCGAATCCCAGCCCCCTTTTGTCGTCGCGCTGTCGATCCATTCGACGCTGCTGGACCTGGCCCTGCGACGGGATGATATTGAGATGGCCAGGGCCGTGGTCGCCGAGGCCCGGGCGATGCTTCCGGCGCCGCCGATGAGTGGGTTCCTGGAGCCGCTGACACTGCTGGTCACGGCCTACGAGGGCGATTTTGACGCCGCCCGTGGACACCTTGATACCTTCGAGTCCACGCTGAAACAGCTGAAATACAACGCCATGAACTTCCAGCTGCCCCTGCTGGCCGGCGAGATTGCGTATTTCGAGGAAGACTACGCATCCGCCGCAACGTTACTGCAGTCTGCGGTTGACCAGATCGGTGAGTCGTTCGTAGCCGGCCAGATCAATGCCTATGCATTACCGATCCTGATGGCTCACGTTGCCACGGCACAGATGATGGCAGACCAGTTGGAAAGCGCCCAGCTGACGCTGGACCAGGGGCTGGCTCTCGATCCCTCGTCACCCTACCTCTGGCTCGCGCAGGCCAGCCTGGAAGCCCGCAAGGGTGACCCAGATCGCGCGCGCGAACTGGCGGGGCAGGTTATGCAGGCATGGAGCGACGCCGACCCGAACCTGGCCGGACTGGAAAAAGCCAGGACCCTGGCAGAAGATGGCCAGGCGGCCACCGCCGGGCAATAA
- a CDS encoding SulP family inorganic anion transporter, translated as MIFKLFEKKNGNWKDDTLSGLTVALALVPEAIAFSFIAGVDPIIGLWSAVFLGLVTSGFGGRPGMISGATGAIAVVVAKAVDIGNQRGAELGIDDLGLQYMFATVMIAGLIQGVVGALKLGRFIRLVPHPVMMGFVNGLAILILLAQFEVFQSPDGHWLPGNQLWVMGGLALATMAIIEFFPRLTKAVPSILVAILGIGLLSYFGVVDTKTVSDVLLEGTGSAELKGSFPPLVWPGDIVWNLETTLLIGGIAVTVAMVGLIESLMTLQLIDDMTDTRGQGNRECFAQGGANVLSGLFGGMGGCAMIGQSLINIKSGGRGRTSGIVAALALTFFIMVGGPVIGEIPMAALAGVMFMVVIGTFEWASFQTFGKVPKIDVLVIIVVTLVTVLLHNLALAVLVGVIMSALSFAWESAQHVRMNPHDEPDGTRIYRLQGVLYFGSVREFSERMSPATDPDNVIIDFKEARVADYSSLEALNAITERYRNAGKTLHLRHLSPECRQMIRAAGNLVDIEVAEDDPHYHVVNM; from the coding sequence ATGATCTTCAAACTGTTCGAAAAGAAAAACGGCAACTGGAAAGACGACACCCTCTCCGGGCTGACCGTCGCCCTGGCGCTGGTACCCGAGGCCATCGCGTTCTCGTTCATCGCCGGCGTGGACCCCATCATCGGCCTGTGGTCAGCGGTGTTCCTGGGGCTGGTGACATCGGGCTTTGGCGGCCGTCCGGGCATGATCTCCGGCGCCACCGGCGCCATCGCCGTGGTCGTGGCCAAGGCCGTTGATATCGGCAACCAGCGCGGCGCGGAACTGGGCATCGACGACCTGGGCCTGCAATACATGTTCGCCACGGTGATGATTGCCGGCCTGATCCAGGGCGTGGTGGGCGCGCTGAAGCTGGGCCGTTTCATTCGCCTGGTGCCCCACCCGGTCATGATGGGCTTTGTGAACGGCCTGGCCATCCTGATCCTGCTGGCGCAGTTCGAGGTCTTCCAGTCGCCCGACGGCCACTGGCTGCCAGGCAACCAGTTATGGGTGATGGGCGGCCTGGCGCTGGCCACCATGGCCATCATCGAGTTCTTCCCGCGCCTGACCAAGGCCGTGCCGTCCATCCTGGTGGCCATCCTGGGTATCGGCCTGCTCAGTTATTTCGGCGTGGTCGATACCAAGACCGTGTCCGACGTGCTGCTCGAAGGCACCGGCAGCGCCGAACTGAAGGGCAGTTTCCCGCCACTGGTATGGCCGGGCGACATCGTCTGGAACCTGGAAACGACGCTGCTGATCGGTGGTATCGCGGTGACTGTTGCCATGGTCGGCCTGATCGAATCGCTGATGACGCTGCAACTGATCGATGACATGACCGACACCCGCGGCCAGGGCAACCGCGAGTGTTTCGCGCAGGGCGGCGCCAACGTGCTGTCCGGGCTGTTTGGCGGCATGGGCGGCTGCGCGATGATCGGCCAGAGCCTGATCAACATCAAATCCGGTGGCCGCGGTCGCACATCCGGCATCGTTGCCGCGCTGGCGCTGACCTTTTTTATCATGGTCGGCGGCCCGGTGATCGGTGAAATCCCGATGGCGGCCCTGGCCGGCGTGATGTTCATGGTGGTCATCGGCACCTTCGAGTGGGCCTCATTCCAGACCTTTGGCAAGGTGCCGAAAATCGACGTGCTGGTCATTATCGTGGTCACGCTGGTCACGGTGCTGCTGCACAACCTGGCACTGGCAGTGCTGGTCGGCGTGATCATGTCGGCGCTGTCGTTCGCCTGGGAGAGCGCGCAACACGTGCGCATGAATCCGCACGACGAGCCCGATGGCACGCGTATCTATCGCCTTCAGGGCGTGCTGTATTTCGGATCCGTGCGCGAGTTTTCCGAGCGCATGTCGCCAGCAACCGACCCGGATAACGTGATCATCGACTTCAAGGAAGCGCGCGTGGCGGACTACTCCAGCCTGGAAGCGCTGAACGCCATCACCGAGCGCTACCGCAACGCCGGCAAGACATTGCACCTTCGCCACCTGAGCCCCGAATGCCGGCAGATGATCCGCGCCGCCGGCAACCTGGTGGATATCGAGGTGGCCGAGGACGACCCGCACTATCACGTCGTGAACATGTAA
- a CDS encoding LysR family transcriptional regulator, which translates to MNWNDLELFLAIAEAGTLAGAARSLRVNHSTVFRRLNTLEADLDTRLFDRQPEGYALTPAGEKMLAPARQAQAAVQSIELDIAGQDLQATGTVRLTTAPNIARTLVPPAVRALRDSHPGIRLEVLVGDTDYDLGRRQADIALRATTRPPEQQVGRRLVDLAWWVCRPAILGDEPPVGLDELSGRPMIGADHSMMRLDAFQWLEAHHASDIVTRANDLTTMGALARAGVGYALLPADQAEPGLDRLFTLPGIEGQLWLLTHPDLRRVRRIDAVWNALVETTRTGLG; encoded by the coding sequence ATGAACTGGAACGACCTGGAACTGTTCCTGGCCATTGCCGAGGCCGGCACACTGGCCGGTGCCGCCCGCAGCCTGCGGGTCAATCACTCCACGGTGTTCCGGCGCCTGAACACGCTGGAAGCCGACCTCGACACGCGCCTGTTCGATCGCCAGCCGGAAGGCTATGCACTCACGCCCGCCGGCGAAAAGATGCTGGCGCCGGCGCGGCAGGCCCAGGCCGCCGTCCAGTCCATCGAGCTGGACATCGCCGGCCAGGACCTGCAGGCCACAGGCACGGTACGCCTGACCACGGCGCCGAACATTGCCCGGACACTGGTCCCGCCGGCAGTGCGCGCGTTGCGGGACAGTCACCCGGGCATCCGCCTGGAAGTGCTGGTCGGCGACACCGACTACGACCTGGGCCGCCGCCAGGCCGATATCGCCCTGCGCGCCACCACCCGCCCGCCGGAGCAACAGGTTGGGCGCCGGCTCGTGGACCTGGCCTGGTGGGTGTGCCGCCCGGCCATCCTGGGTGACGAACCACCCGTCGGCCTGGATGAGCTGTCCGGCCGCCCGATGATCGGCGCCGATCACTCGATGATGCGACTGGACGCCTTCCAGTGGCTCGAAGCCCACCACGCCAGCGACATCGTCACGCGGGCCAACGACCTCACCACCATGGGCGCGCTGGCCCGGGCCGGCGTGGGCTATGCCCTGCTACCGGCAGACCAGGCCGAGCCGGGCCTTGACCGCCTGTTCACCCTGCCGGGCATCGAGGGCCAATTGTGGCTGCTTACTCACCCCGACCTGCGACGGGTTCGCCGCATCGACGCGGTCTGGAACGCGCTGGTCGAAACCACCCGCACTGGTTTAGGGTAG
- a CDS encoding DoxX family protein: protein MNRYEDYGPTVLRIALGVIFLAHSAYLKVMVFTVPGTVGFFQSLGLPGFAAYATMAAEIIGGVALILGWRVREAAAVLTVVSLGATWVHSGAGWLFTNEGGGWEYPLFLAVTSFVLVLTGPGALALGRKRSPALAAG from the coding sequence ATGAACCGTTATGAAGATTATGGTCCCACCGTCCTGCGGATTGCACTGGGCGTTATTTTCCTGGCCCACAGCGCCTACCTGAAGGTGATGGTGTTCACCGTCCCGGGCACCGTGGGCTTTTTCCAGTCGCTCGGCCTGCCGGGCTTTGCCGCCTATGCCACCATGGCAGCCGAAATCATCGGCGGTGTGGCGCTGATCCTGGGCTGGCGTGTGCGCGAAGCCGCGGCCGTGCTGACCGTGGTGTCTCTGGGCGCCACCTGGGTGCATTCCGGCGCCGGCTGGTTGTTCACCAATGAAGGCGGCGGCTGGGAGTATCCGCTGTTCCTGGCGGTCACCAGTTTCGTCCTGGTGCTGACCGGGCCCGGCGCGCTGGCGCTGGGTCGCAAGCGCTCACCGGCGCTGGCGGCAGGCTGA
- a CDS encoding DOPA 4,5-dioxygenase family protein, whose amino-acid sequence MLGPRPGVECYHAHIYFEPSELQLATRLHAEMSGRFGLPMGRIHNRPIGPHPVGMFQVIVPAEALARVTDWLEHHRQGLDVLVHEDTGDDYRDHTHGVRWLGQPHPLDLSVLRPATRAQV is encoded by the coding sequence ATGCTGGGCCCTCGTCCCGGCGTGGAGTGCTACCACGCGCACATCTACTTCGAGCCGTCGGAGCTGCAGCTTGCGACCCGGCTGCATGCGGAAATGAGTGGCCGGTTCGGGCTGCCGATGGGGCGGATTCACAACCGCCCCATTGGGCCGCACCCGGTCGGCATGTTCCAGGTGATCGTGCCCGCCGAGGCGCTCGCAAGGGTGACGGACTGGCTGGAGCATCACCGCCAGGGGCTGGACGTGTTGGTTCACGAAGATACGGGTGATGACTACCGTGACCACACCCACGGCGTGCGCTGGCTGGGGCAGCCGCACCCGCTGGATCTATCGGTCCTGCGCCCGGCGACCCGGGCGCAGGTTTGA
- a CDS encoding AbgT family transporter produces MTQATDTPNNAPGGFLGAVERIGNRIPDPAMLFIALLFIVWVLSWLLSYVSFSVIDPRTGEALVVHNQLAGSSMTTFFSKMVTNFSGFAPVGTVLVAMLGIGVAESSGFINAGLKAMLGVTPRVLLTPMVVFVGILSHSAIDAGYVLVIPLGGLIFYAAGRHPLAGIAAAFAGVSGGFSANPAPSALDPMLASLTQVGAGILDADIITNPLNNYYFTAVSSLLIVALAWYITDRVIEPRLQRTVVDGDLDDLPKMDHLGAAERKGLAAAMGVMVLGLVVLFLTALPEGSAWRDATGSLTNFTSPLMQSIVTLIFLLFLLPGIVFGLVAGTITSSKDMIRGMTKSMESMGYYLVIMFFIAQFVYAFNVSNLGALMALEGAQALKAMALPWYITIIGIVLLTGFVNIFVGSASGKWGLLAPIFVPMLMTLGISPDLTQAAYRVGDSSTNIITPLMPYFPLVVIYCQRYVKGTGIGTLAAMMLPFSITFLVAWTTFLLLYTFTGWPLGVAASYTYPAG; encoded by the coding sequence ATGACCCAGGCCACTGATACCCCCAACAACGCACCCGGCGGCTTCCTCGGCGCCGTCGAGCGCATCGGCAACCGCATCCCGGACCCGGCGATGCTGTTTATCGCCCTGCTGTTTATCGTCTGGGTGCTGTCGTGGCTGCTGTCCTACGTGTCGTTCAGCGTGATTGATCCGCGCACGGGCGAGGCGCTGGTGGTGCACAACCAGCTGGCCGGTTCGTCGATGACCACGTTTTTCTCAAAGATGGTCACCAATTTTTCCGGGTTCGCGCCGGTCGGCACGGTGCTGGTGGCCATGCTGGGCATCGGCGTGGCGGAGTCATCCGGCTTTATTAACGCCGGGCTGAAGGCGATGCTGGGGGTGACCCCAAGGGTACTTCTGACGCCGATGGTCGTGTTCGTCGGCATCCTTAGCCACTCGGCCATCGACGCCGGCTACGTGCTGGTCATCCCGTTAGGTGGATTGATTTTCTATGCCGCGGGGCGGCATCCGCTGGCGGGTATTGCCGCGGCGTTCGCGGGCGTGTCGGGCGGCTTCTCGGCCAACCCGGCGCCATCGGCGCTGGACCCGATGCTGGCCTCGCTGACCCAGGTGGGCGCCGGCATCCTCGACGCCGACATCATTACCAACCCGCTGAACAACTACTACTTCACCGCGGTCTCCTCGCTACTGATCGTGGCGCTGGCCTGGTACATCACGGACCGGGTGATCGAGCCGCGACTGCAACGTACCGTCGTCGATGGCGACCTGGACGACCTGCCGAAGATGGACCACCTGGGCGCGGCCGAGCGCAAGGGCCTGGCCGCGGCCATGGGCGTGATGGTGCTGGGCCTGGTCGTGCTGTTCCTGACCGCGCTGCCCGAGGGCTCAGCGTGGCGCGATGCCACCGGCTCACTCACCAACTTCACCTCGCCGCTGATGCAGTCCATCGTCACGCTGATTTTCCTGCTGTTCCTGCTGCCCGGCATCGTCTTCGGGCTGGTGGCGGGCACGATCACGTCGTCCAAGGACATGATCCGTGGCATGACAAAGTCGATGGAGTCCATGGGCTACTACCTGGTCATCATGTTCTTCATCGCCCAGTTCGTGTACGCGTTTAACGTCTCAAACCTGGGTGCGCTGATGGCGCTGGAGGGCGCGCAGGCGCTGAAGGCGATGGCCCTGCCGTGGTACATCACCATTATCGGCATCGTGCTGCTGACCGGTTTCGTCAACATCTTCGTCGGCTCGGCCAGCGGCAAGTGGGGCCTGCTGGCGCCGATTTTCGTACCGATGCTGATGACGCTGGGCATCTCGCCCGACCTGACCCAGGCCGCTTACCGCGTGGGTGACTCCAGCACCAACATCATCACGCCGCTGATGCCGTACTTCCCACTGGTGGTCATTTACTGCCAGCGCTACGTGAAGGGCACCGGCATTGGCACCCTGGCGGCGATGATGCTGCCGTTCTCGATCACCTTCCTGGTGGCCTGGACGACCTTCCTTCTGCTGTACACCTTCACCGGCTGGCCACTGGGCGTGGCCGCCAGCTACACCTACCCCGCCGGCTGA
- a CDS encoding DsbA family oxidoreductase, translating into MSLPISHYSDLLCVWAYVTQPRVDQLQDTFGDAIDLGFHYVPVYGAALDKVDEHWGRKGGLAGYNRFVTGLVDELTDLPVHEGVWVENTPASSAPGHQWLCAARLAEADDALPAGATAKLAWALRKAFFAEARNIADHGVITEVTETAGVAVAPLLERMRDGRAQAAFSADLAETRAMNIRISPTMTLNEDRQRLTGNVSYDVLEANIRAML; encoded by the coding sequence ATGTCTCTTCCCATCTCCCATTACTCCGACCTGCTCTGCGTCTGGGCCTACGTGACCCAGCCCCGGGTGGACCAGCTCCAGGACACGTTTGGCGACGCCATCGACCTGGGTTTTCATTACGTTCCCGTCTACGGTGCCGCGCTCGACAAGGTCGATGAGCACTGGGGCAGGAAGGGCGGCCTGGCCGGCTACAACCGCTTTGTGACGGGCCTGGTCGACGAATTGACCGACCTGCCGGTGCACGAAGGTGTGTGGGTGGAGAACACGCCAGCCTCATCCGCGCCGGGTCACCAGTGGCTGTGTGCGGCGCGGCTGGCGGAGGCGGACGACGCCTTGCCCGCAGGCGCCACGGCGAAGCTGGCCTGGGCGCTGCGCAAGGCCTTCTTCGCCGAGGCGCGGAACATTGCCGATCACGGGGTGATCACCGAAGTGACCGAGACCGCCGGGGTGGCCGTGGCGCCGTTGCTTGAGCGGATGCGCGATGGCCGTGCCCAGGCCGCGTTCAGCGCGGACCTGGCCGAGACCCGCGCCATGAACATCCGCATCAGCCCCACCATGACCCTGAACGAGGACCGCCAGCGGCTGACCGGCAACGTGAGCTACGACGTGCTGGAGGCCAACATCCGGGCCATGCTGTGA
- the dld gene encoding D-lactate dehydrogenase produces MADESQLIAALRDAVGRAHVATDSGRTEHFRKGFRSGEGAAAAVVFPQSLVGLWRALQCCVDAGAAIILQAANTGLTEGSTPSGDDYGRPVVVINTLALDGIHLVDQGRQVVALPGATLHRLQGLLQPLGRAPHSEIGSSCIGASIVGGIANNSGGALCHRGPAYTELALFARVDENGRLVLVNHTGIELGDDPETMLANLERGEFGAVGELPHPEDPARARMASDREYVKRLCDVDAGTASRFNADPRRLFEASGCAGKVAVFAVRLDTFAVPGRVKTFYLGSNDAAAFARLRRGLLTELPEPPVLGEYLHRDMFDLAARYGKDDFYVIEKLGTARLPKFFRAKGRVDAWLAKRRWLPRHLSDRVMQGFGRCLPNHLPRRMRDFRDRYEHHLVLKLADDNIDAGRAWLTRFFEQGENEGAIFECDDREAARAMLHRFVSAGAAIRYQRVNQGKVGELLALDIALPRNEMDWQEKLPPEISRQIMHRLYYGHFLCHVFHQDYILEPGADPVAVKKAMLAVLDARGARYPAEHNVGHVYEAAQAQKAFFAELDPTNTFNPGIGKTGKYPAAGVGGCGCR; encoded by the coding sequence GTGGCTGATGAATCGCAGTTGATCGCGGCCCTGCGCGACGCGGTGGGCCGGGCCCATGTCGCGACGGACAGCGGCCGCACCGAGCACTTCCGCAAGGGCTTCCGGTCCGGCGAGGGCGCGGCCGCGGCGGTGGTGTTTCCGCAAAGCCTGGTCGGGCTCTGGCGCGCGCTGCAATGCTGCGTGGACGCCGGCGCGGCCATCATCCTGCAGGCCGCGAATACCGGGCTGACCGAGGGTTCAACACCCAGCGGCGACGACTACGGCCGCCCGGTGGTGGTCATCAACACGCTGGCACTGGACGGCATTCACCTGGTCGACCAGGGCCGCCAGGTGGTGGCGCTGCCCGGTGCCACGCTGCACCGGCTGCAGGGCCTGCTGCAGCCGCTGGGCCGGGCGCCGCATTCGGAGATCGGCTCGTCATGCATCGGCGCGTCCATCGTCGGCGGCATTGCCAACAATTCGGGTGGCGCGTTGTGTCATCGTGGTCCGGCCTACACCGAGCTGGCGCTGTTCGCGCGGGTCGATGAAAACGGCCGGCTGGTGCTGGTCAATCACACCGGCATCGAGCTGGGTGATGACCCGGAGACCATGCTGGCGAACCTGGAGCGAGGTGAGTTCGGGGCGGTCGGCGAATTGCCACATCCGGAGGATCCCGCCCGCGCGCGTATGGCTTCGGATCGTGAGTACGTGAAGCGGCTGTGCGATGTTGACGCCGGGACCGCGTCGCGCTTCAACGCCGACCCGCGGCGCCTGTTCGAGGCCAGCGGCTGCGCTGGAAAGGTGGCGGTATTCGCGGTGCGGCTCGATACCTTCGCCGTGCCGGGCCGGGTCAAGACCTTTTACCTGGGCAGTAACGATGCAGCCGCCTTCGCGCGGCTGCGGCGGGGCCTGCTTACCGAGCTGCCGGAGCCGCCGGTGCTGGGCGAGTACCTGCACCGCGACATGTTCGACCTGGCCGCGCGTTACGGCAAGGATGACTTCTACGTGATCGAAAAGCTGGGCACCGCGCGCCTGCCGAAGTTTTTCCGCGCCAAGGGGCGCGTCGATGCCTGGCTGGCCAAGCGCCGCTGGCTGCCCCGGCACCTGAGCGACCGCGTCATGCAGGGGTTCGGGCGCTGCCTGCCGAACCATTTGCCCAGGCGCATGCGGGATTTCCGGGATCGCTACGAGCACCACCTGGTGCTGAAACTGGCCGACGACAACATTGATGCGGGCCGGGCCTGGCTCACCCGTTTCTTTGAGCAGGGCGAAAACGAAGGCGCCATCTTCGAATGCGATGACCGCGAGGCGGCCCGCGCCATGCTGCACCGGTTTGTATCCGCCGGCGCCGCCATCCGCTACCAGCGCGTCAACCAGGGCAAGGTGGGCGAGCTGCTGGCCCTGGACATCGCGTTGCCGCGTAACGAGATGGACTGGCAGGAAAAACTGCCACCGGAGATCAGCCGGCAGATCATGCACCGGCTGTACTACGGCCATTTCCTGTGTCACGTGTTTCACCAGGACTACATACTCGAGCCCGGCGCCGACCCCGTCGCGGTCAAAAAAGCCATGCTGGCGGTGCTCGATGCACGCGGCGCGCGCTACCCGGCCGAGCACAATGTCGGCCATGTTTACGAGGCGGCCCAGGCGCAGAAAGCCTTTTTCGCCGAACTGGACCCCACCAACACCTTCAACCCGGGCATCGGCAAAACCGGCAAGTACCCGGCCGCCGGTGTCGGCGGCTGTGGCTGCCGCTAG